The following proteins come from a genomic window of Populus alba chromosome 12, ASM523922v2, whole genome shotgun sequence:
- the LOC118060678 gene encoding subtilisin-like protease SBT1.3: MFEIPVKWLVFILTIYLPFNIVVSVNNPLTRNTYIVQMDRSAKPEYFTSHLEWYSSKVQSVLSKPEIEGNADEEDRIIYSYETAFHGVAAKLNEEEAERLEEADGVVAIFPETKYQLHTTRSPMFLGLEPEDSASVWSEKLADHDVIVGVLDTGIWPESESFNDTGMTPVPAHWKGMCETGRGFQKHHCNKKIVGARVFYRGYEAVAGKINGKNEYKSPRDQDGHGTHTAATVAGSPVRGANLLGYAHGTARGMAPGARIAAYKVCWAGGCFSSDILSAVDRAVADGVNVLSISLGGGVSSYYRDSLSIAAFGSMEMGVFVSCSAGNAGPEPASLTNVSPWITTVGASTMDRDFPATARLGTGRTISGVSLYKGRRTLLTRKQYPLVYMGGNSSSLDPSSLCLEGTLNPRVVAGKIVICERGISPRVQKGQVAKQAGAVGMILVNTAANGEELVADCHLLPAVAVGEKEGKLIKSYALTSRNATATLAFRGTSLGIRPSPVVAGFSSRGPNLLTLEILKPDIVAPGVNILAAWTGDLGPSSLPTDHRRVKFNILSGTSMSCPHVSGIAALLKARHPEWSPAAIKSALMTTAYVHDNTHHPLKDASVATPSTPFDHGAGHINPMKAQDPGLIYDLEPQDYFNFLCTQKLTPTQLKVFGKYANRSCRHSLANPGDLNYPSISAIFPDDTSIKVLTLHRTVTNVGLPTSTYHVVVSPFKGATVKVQPEILNFTRKNQKLSYKIIFTTKTRQTMPEFGGLVWKDGAHKVRSPIAIIWLTPLK, from the coding sequence ATGTTTGAAATTCCAGTGAAATGGCTGGTTTTCATTCTAACAATTTATTTACCTTTCAACATTGTCGTTTCTGTGAACAATCCATTGACAAGAAATACTTACATTGTCCAAATGGATAGGTCTGCAAAGCCAGAATACTTCACCAGTCACCTTGAATGGTATTCATCGAAGGTACAGTCAGTATTGTCCAAGCCTGAAATTGAAGGCAATGCAGACGAGGAGGACAGGATAATTTATAGCTACGAGACTGCTTTTCATGGGGTTGCCGCCAAGTTGAATGAAGAAGAAGCTGAAAGACTAGAGGAAGCAGATGGTGTAGTGGCTATTTTCCCAGAGACTAAATATCAACTACACACAACAAGAAGCCCCATGTTTCTTGGGCTTGAACCTGAAGACAGCGCGAGTGTCTGGTCTGAAAAACTTGCAGACCATGATGTCATAGTGGGAGTGCTGGACACAGGGATTTGGCCAGAGAGTGAGAGCTTCAATGACACAGGCATGACTCCAGTGCCTGCTCACTGGAAAGGGATGTGTGAGACAGGCAGGGGTTTTCAGAAACATCattgtaacaaaaaaattgtCGGTGCTAGAGTCTTCTACAGAGGATATGAAGCTGTTGCTGGCAAAATCAACGGGAAAAATGAGTATAAATCGCCAAGAGATCAAGATGGTCATGGAACTCACACAGCAGCTACAGTTGCTGGCTCTCCAGTTCGTGGAGCAAATCTGTTGGGCTATGCTCATGGAACCGCAAGAGGGATGGCACCTGGGGCTAGAATTGCAGCTTACAAGGTTTGCTGGGCTGGTGGATGTTTCAGCTCTGATATTCTGTCCGCAGTTGATAGAGCAGTAGCTGATGGAGTGAATGTCTTATCAATATCTTTGGGTGGTGGGGTGTCGTCTTACTACCGCGACAGTTTGTCCATAGCTGCCTTTGGATCAATGGAGATGGGTGTTTTTGTTTCATGCTCAGCGGGAAACGCAGGACCTGAACCTGCCAGCCTCACCAATGTCTCACCATGGATCACCACAGTTGGTGCTAGTACTATGGACAGAGATTTTCCAGCCACTGCCAGGCTAGGAACTGGCAGAACTATATCTGGAGTTTCACTCTATAAAGGCCGAAGGACTTTGTTGACACGGAAGCAATATCCTCTAGTTTACATGGGAGGCAACTCTAGCAGCCTCGACCCGAGTTCGTTGTGCTTGGAAGGAACTTTAAATCCTCGCGTTGTTGCTGGAAAGATTGTGATATGTGAACGCGGTATTAGTCCTCGAGTTCAAAAGGGTCAGGTAGCAAAACAAGCAGGAGCAGTAGGCATGATTCTAGTAAATACAGCAGCAAATGGAGAGGAGCTGGTTGCAGACTGTCACCTGCTTCCAGCAGTTGCAGTGGGAGAGAAAGAAGGGAAATTGATCAAAAGTTATGCTTTAACTAGTCGAAATGCAACTGCAACTCTAGCTTTTCGTGGTACAAGTTTGGGAATTAGGCCTTCTCCAGTAGTGGCAGGATTTTCATCCAGAGGACCAAATTTACTGACTCTTGAGATTCTGAAACCTGATATCGTTGCACCCGGTGTGAACATACTCGCTGCTTGGACCGGTGATTTAGGTCCATCAAGTTTGCCAACAGATCACAGGAGAGTGAAGTTCAACATACTCTCAGGAACTTCCATGTCATGCCCACATGTTAGTGGAATTGCTGCCTTGCTCAAGGCTAGGCATCCAGAATGGAGTCCAGCAGCAATCAAATCTGCACTGATGACAACAGCTTATGTTCATGATAACACACACCATCCACTGAAAGATGCTTCAGTAGCTACTCCTTCAACCCCTTTTGATCATGGTGCAGGGCACATAAACCCGATGAAAGCTCAAGACCCGGGTCTGATTTATGACCTTGAACCTCAGGATTACTTCAATTTTCTCTGCACACAGAAGCTCACTCCAACACAGCTGAAAGTTTTCGGCAAGTACGCAAACAGGTCTTGTCGACATTCTCTTGCAAATCCAGGGGATTTGAACTATCCATCTATCTCAGCAATTTTCCCAGATGATACTTCGATTAAAGTGTTGACCCTCCACAGAACTGTTACCAATGTTGGCCTTCCAACTTCAACATACCATGTAGTGGTCTCACCTTTCAAAGGAGCAACAGTTAAAGTCCAACCAGAAATCTTGAACTTCACTAGGAAAAATCAGAAACTATCTTACAAGATCATCTTCACCACAAAGACTAGGCAAACAATGCCTGAGTTTGGAGGTTTGGTATGGAAGGATGGAGCACACAAAGTACGGAGCCCGATTGCTATCATTTGGTTGACACCACTTAAATAA